In Psychrobacter ciconiae, the following are encoded in one genomic region:
- a CDS encoding glutathione S-transferase → MLHLHHLSQSRSFRILWLLEELELDYKLSRYERNKSYLAPDCLKKIQPLGHAPILEVDGKPLIESGFIIEYLLKHFDKERQFKPEDNNETAWENYTFWLHFAEGALMPTLVMRLVFTKVVAKSPMLIKPISKGIQKQVEHSMIANNLTVMLAMMDQHLSDNHWFAGASFSAADIQMYFAAAAANAQAPFDSAQFANILNWMKRCQARDAFQKAENKGGKLTFQ, encoded by the coding sequence ATGCTGCATCTTCATCATTTAAGCCAGTCGCGGTCATTTCGGATTTTGTGGTTGCTTGAGGAGTTGGAACTTGACTATAAGTTATCGCGCTATGAACGTAATAAATCGTACCTTGCGCCTGATTGTCTTAAAAAAATCCAACCGCTAGGGCACGCGCCGATTTTGGAAGTCGATGGTAAGCCGCTGATTGAGTCAGGATTTATTATTGAATATTTGCTCAAACATTTTGATAAAGAGCGTCAATTTAAACCTGAAGATAACAACGAGACGGCTTGGGAAAATTACACCTTTTGGCTGCATTTTGCTGAAGGAGCACTGATGCCGACGCTGGTGATGCGCTTGGTGTTCACTAAAGTTGTGGCTAAATCACCCATGCTGATAAAGCCGATTAGCAAGGGTATCCAAAAGCAGGTCGAGCACAGTATGATCGCTAATAATCTGACGGTGATGCTGGCAATGATGGATCAGCATTTAAGCGACAACCATTGGTTTGCCGGAGCAAGTTTTAGCGCGGCTGACATTCAGATGTATTTTGCAGCAGCGGCTGCTAATGCGCAAGCGCCGTTTGACAGCGCTCAATTTGCCAATATCTTAAATTGGATGAAGCGTTGCCAAGCCCGCGACGCGTTTCAAAAAGCTGAGAACAAAGGCGGGAAGCTGACCTTTCAGTAA
- a CDS encoding IS982 family transposase, translating to MDHLTELYCHIDDFYQQFKPEFEAHLIANGAKRLRACQISVPEIMTILVLFHQLRYRQFKLFYYHHMLGMMTREFPKLPSYSRFIELIPRIIMPLCGYLQRMMGDCTGISYIDSTKLAVCHNKRIYRHKVFEGLVARGKSSLGWFYGFKLHAIINHKGELISVKVTAGNTDDRAPVKKMATPLFGKLFGDRGYISKALEVWLTNNSDTTLITKLRRNMKPKPLEPIDEALLNHRSLIETVFGELKNLCQIEHSRHRSVTGFITNLLSGLIAYCWFPDKPSIKNIIPHGQVAT from the coding sequence ATGGACCACCTAACCGAACTCTACTGCCATATTGACGACTTTTATCAGCAGTTCAAACCTGAGTTTGAGGCTCACCTCATCGCTAATGGTGCAAAGCGGCTAAGAGCATGCCAGATTAGTGTACCAGAAATCATGACCATCTTGGTACTGTTTCATCAGCTGCGGTATCGTCAGTTTAAGCTGTTTTATTACCATCATATGCTAGGCATGATGACACGAGAATTTCCGAAGCTGCCAAGCTACTCCCGGTTTATAGAGCTTATTCCGCGAATTATCATGCCCTTATGTGGCTACTTGCAACGCATGATGGGAGACTGTACAGGAATCAGCTACATTGATTCAACCAAGTTGGCCGTTTGCCATAATAAGCGTATCTATCGCCATAAAGTCTTTGAGGGTTTAGTGGCTCGAGGTAAAAGCAGTTTGGGTTGGTTTTATGGCTTTAAGCTGCATGCCATTATCAACCATAAGGGCGAGCTGATCTCCGTCAAAGTCACGGCAGGAAATACAGATGACAGAGCGCCGGTTAAAAAGATGGCAACGCCTTTGTTTGGCAAACTGTTTGGTGATCGAGGCTATATCAGTAAAGCACTAGAGGTCTGGCTGACCAATAATAGTGATACCACCTTGATCACCAAGCTTCGGCGTAATATGAAGCCCAAACCACTTGAACCTATCGATGAGGCGCTGCTCAATCATCGATCTTTGATTGAGACGGTGTTTGGCGAGCTAAAAAACTTGTGCCAGATTGAGCATTCACGCCATCGCAGTGTCACGGGATTTATCACAAACTTGCTGTCAGGGTTGATTGCTTATTGCTGGTTTCCGGATAAACCTTCGATTAAAAACATAATACCTCATGGTCAAGTTGCTACATGA
- a CDS encoding alpha/beta hydrolase — protein MTSNVGVFLPKSHLKLLSLAMTSSLLLIGCNDDHSETVYLPVTPEKISSFTPAKLDSELARISPVGKAVTPNAKCGVVVEKISYQTQGSAGEAATATAALMLPSGTASDCQGERPLLLHAHGTATEQSYDFTQVGNEKNQAGFRATLMAANFAAQGYVVVVPNYAGYDKSNLSYHPYLNANQQSSEMVTALDSARQVLKEQKSANNPAYQSIKDSGKLFLTGYSQGGHVAMATARLLESQNRPVTALAPSSGPYALAAFGDAIFSGNVNVGATAFAPLIARSLQPANPKIYNELSDIFATPYDQTMLPTQGKFNDLIINGKLPQTALFQAAPTEFPALDPISPPKAFGFADKNYLIRTNYRAQYLMDVEKNPDPLLAGTGVLPIQKPQNELRKSLQANDLRGFAPTVPTFICGGNQDPTVFYDLNTGSMTAILQQMATDPKKAVNVTVLDVDATNAASRPNNRLTLIGSASTNTWNVTNVVNSVQSQFAKTIDATSTAAYQQAIQAGATKEYAQKAAQAAVLSSYHGTLASTACTQATREFFDQNFVKAKV, from the coding sequence ATGACCTCCAACGTTGGCGTTTTTTTGCCCAAATCGCATCTTAAACTCTTATCGCTTGCTATGACTAGCAGTCTATTATTGATAGGTTGTAATGACGACCATAGCGAAACTGTTTACTTGCCCGTTACTCCTGAAAAAATCAGCAGCTTTACCCCCGCAAAGCTTGACAGCGAGCTTGCAAGAATCTCACCAGTCGGTAAAGCGGTCACGCCTAATGCCAAATGCGGCGTGGTCGTCGAAAAAATCAGCTATCAAACGCAAGGCTCAGCAGGCGAGGCGGCGACAGCAACCGCTGCCCTCATGCTGCCAAGTGGCACAGCTAGCGACTGTCAAGGCGAGCGCCCGCTATTGCTTCATGCTCATGGCACGGCGACCGAACAAAGCTACGACTTTACCCAAGTTGGCAACGAGAAAAACCAAGCCGGATTTCGGGCGACATTGATGGCAGCAAACTTTGCCGCTCAAGGCTATGTCGTCGTTGTTCCCAATTATGCAGGTTATGACAAGTCAAATTTAAGCTATCATCCATATCTTAATGCCAATCAGCAATCAAGCGAGATGGTCACCGCTTTAGATAGCGCCCGCCAAGTATTAAAAGAGCAAAAAAGCGCCAACAATCCGGCGTATCAAAGCATCAAAGATTCAGGGAAGCTATTTTTGACCGGTTATTCACAAGGCGGTCATGTGGCGATGGCAACAGCAAGACTGCTTGAGTCGCAAAATCGTCCGGTGACCGCCCTTGCGCCGTCCTCAGGACCTTATGCGTTAGCAGCGTTTGGCGATGCTATTTTTAGCGGCAATGTCAACGTTGGGGCAACGGCGTTTGCACCACTGATTGCGCGAAGTTTACAACCAGCAAATCCGAAAATTTATAATGAGCTTTCTGATATTTTTGCAACCCCTTATGATCAAACAATGCTACCGACTCAAGGTAAATTTAACGACTTGATTATTAATGGCAAGCTGCCACAAACGGCACTGTTTCAAGCCGCGCCAACAGAATTTCCGGCGCTCGACCCAATCTCACCACCAAAAGCCTTTGGTTTTGCCGATAAAAACTATCTCATCCGAACCAATTATCGCGCTCAGTATTTAATGGATGTAGAGAAAAATCCTGACCCGTTACTTGCAGGCACAGGCGTTCTTCCAATCCAAAAACCGCAAAATGAGCTTCGTAAATCGCTACAAGCCAATGACTTACGCGGCTTTGCACCAACCGTGCCAACCTTTATTTGTGGCGGCAATCAAGACCCAACCGTGTTTTATGATCTCAACACTGGCTCAATGACCGCGATTTTGCAGCAGATGGCAACAGACCCTAAAAAAGCTGTAAACGTTACGGTTCTTGATGTGGATGCGACCAATGCCGCTAGCCGCCCTAATAATCGCTTAACCTTGATTGGTAGTGCGTCAACCAATACTTGGAACGTCACTAATGTAGTAAATAGCGTGCAATCGCAATTTGCAAAAACTATCGACGCTACAAGCACAGCGGCTTATCAACAAGCCATTCAAGCTGGGGCAACAAAGGAATATGCTCAAAAAGCAGCTCAAGCAGCGGTATTAAGCAGCTATCATGGCACGCTTGCCAGTACCGCTTGTACACAAGCGACGCGTGAGTTTTTTGATCAAAACTTTGTTAAGGCAAAAGTATAG
- the rarD gene encoding EamA family transporter RarD — MLNNPTAQGTIAAVLANFLFSVLFLFGLILQPLSGTQVAAWRIIMMLISLVVLITLSKQWLAVCTYLKTLKTVQDWLLFILPTPILGAQIWLFMWGPVNGLGLDVTLGYFLYPLVMIVIGRVFYHETMSRLQWLATGCAALGIGYDVWLFGQISWATLFVCLGYPPYYLMRRKLAVPPITGLLSDLILLLPVVIFILLQSGGVTLVETAPKLWYLLPLLGVLSTAAMSLTMVASNKLPVSLFGTLCYLEPIFLFVFSITLLHQSVSEGGSVIMFGLIFVALMIMVIDSALGYWARRRENRLQGYGELQVATFPTTKRFKKRRVKSLLRVRRFRKLQKERQRPTAKIQR, encoded by the coding sequence ATGCTGAACAACCCAACCGCGCAAGGAACCATTGCGGCGGTATTGGCGAATTTTTTATTTTCGGTACTGTTTTTATTTGGTTTGATTTTGCAGCCATTGAGCGGGACGCAAGTTGCAGCTTGGCGCATCATTATGATGCTCATCAGCTTGGTGGTGTTGATTACGCTCTCAAAGCAGTGGTTGGCGGTTTGCACGTATTTAAAAACACTCAAGACCGTTCAAGATTGGCTATTATTTATCTTACCAACGCCTATTCTGGGGGCGCAAATTTGGTTGTTTATGTGGGGTCCTGTCAACGGCTTGGGGCTTGACGTGACTTTGGGCTATTTTTTATACCCTCTGGTGATGATTGTTATTGGACGCGTCTTTTATCACGAGACCATGAGCCGTTTGCAGTGGCTTGCAACCGGCTGCGCGGCGCTTGGTATTGGCTATGACGTTTGGCTGTTTGGTCAAATATCGTGGGCGACCTTATTTGTTTGTTTGGGCTATCCGCCGTATTATTTGATGCGCCGAAAGCTCGCTGTTCCACCGATTACCGGACTGCTTTCAGATTTGATTTTGCTATTGCCGGTAGTTATTTTTATTTTGCTGCAATCAGGCGGCGTGACTTTGGTTGAAACCGCGCCAAAGCTTTGGTATTTATTGCCGCTGCTTGGGGTTTTAAGCACCGCGGCGATGTCTTTAACGATGGTTGCCAGTAACAAGTTGCCGGTATCGCTATTTGGAACGCTGTGTTATTTAGAGCCGATTTTTTTGTTTGTTTTTTCTATCACCCTTTTGCATCAAAGCGTCAGCGAGGGCGGTTCGGTGATTATGTTTGGGCTGATATTTGTGGCGCTAATGATTATGGTAATAGATAGTGCGCTTGGCTATTGGGCGCGCCGCCGTGAAAATCGCTTGCAAGGTTATGGCGAGCTGCAAGTGGCGACCTTTCCAACGACCAAGCGTTTTAAAAAACGCCGCGTGAAAAGCTTACTTCGCGTTCGCCGATTCAGAAAACTACAAAAAGAACGGCAACGCCCTACGGCAAAAATTCAGCGCTGA
- the gyrA gene encoding DNA gyrase subunit A — MSDSVSPIAIVDELKQSYLDYAMSVIVSRALPDVRDGFKPVHRRVMYAMHVLSNDYNKAYKKSARVVGDVIGKYHPHGDIAVYDAIVRMAQDFSLRYPMVDGQGNFGSIDDDPPAAMRYTEVRMTKLTHQMLADLDKDTVDWEDNYDGSERMPSVLPARVPNLLVNGATGIAVGMATNMAPHNLTEVINACLAYAKNPQITGEELMTHISGPDFPTGGIIYGKSGIVDAYRTGKGRLHIRGRYHIEPMSDAGVNRDRERIVFTEVPYQANKAKLIERIAELVRDKKLEGISEIRDESDKDGMRIAIDLRRGENAEVVVNNLFLQTPLESSFSINMVALDNGQPKLLNLRQLIAAFVRHRQEVVTRRTIFELNKARVRGHLLEGLTVALANIDEIITTIKESANRGDARENLLGNTWQSGSVVAMLEAAGSQAIRPDFIEGEDLKAPFGLIENQSRYRLSLDQVNAILEMQLHRLTGLEQDKLSDEYKSLLLEINRLESILGDFDKLMAVIINEMIEIRDEFGDERRTDIVDSRADFSREDLIPEQTVVMTVSRTGYAKTQPIDDYVAQKRGGKGKSATAMKEDDVIDHLVITSTHDTVLCFTDNGRVFSLRGFEVPIASRGARGRPLVNLINLDPDETVTTILPIPRKRDDSDHHFVFFATANGTVKRVDLEQFANIRSNGLIALSLDDGDKLVNAQLTNGSQEVMLFSSSGKAIRFNENDARALGRTARGVRGMRIDDEEQIKSLVVIDDNVKEILIACENGFGKRTFIDEFNTQNRGGGGVIAIKTSERNGELVRAVKVEPIDDVILISNKGTLVRTPVEHIASTGRNAQGVTLIKLTSDEKLVSIASVEGDDNDDALVDALIDDGVFSAELQADVSTDLDDIVSAAQAQEDERE, encoded by the coding sequence ATGAGTGACTCGGTCAGTCCGATTGCCATTGTGGATGAGCTAAAGCAGTCCTATTTGGATTATGCGATGAGCGTGATTGTCTCGCGCGCGCTTCCTGATGTGCGAGACGGATTTAAGCCGGTACACCGCCGCGTGATGTACGCCATGCACGTGTTGTCAAACGACTACAACAAAGCTTATAAAAAATCGGCGCGTGTGGTGGGCGATGTCATCGGTAAATACCATCCGCATGGTGACATCGCGGTTTATGATGCAATCGTGCGAATGGCGCAAGATTTTAGTTTGCGCTATCCGATGGTGGACGGTCAAGGTAACTTTGGTTCAATTGACGATGATCCGCCAGCGGCGATGCGTTATACCGAAGTTCGCATGACCAAGTTGACCCATCAAATGCTTGCCGATTTGGACAAAGATACGGTCGATTGGGAAGACAACTACGACGGCTCAGAGCGTATGCCAAGTGTGTTGCCGGCGCGAGTGCCCAACCTTTTGGTTAATGGAGCAACGGGCATTGCGGTTGGAATGGCAACCAACATGGCGCCGCACAACTTAACTGAAGTTATCAATGCCTGCTTAGCGTACGCTAAAAACCCGCAAATCACGGGTGAAGAGCTGATGACGCACATTTCAGGACCTGATTTTCCGACCGGTGGTATCATCTACGGCAAATCAGGGATTGTTGATGCCTATCGCACCGGTAAAGGTCGGCTGCACATTCGCGGTCGCTACCACATCGAGCCGATGAGTGACGCAGGCGTCAATCGTGACCGCGAGCGCATCGTGTTCACCGAAGTGCCATATCAAGCCAACAAAGCCAAACTGATAGAGCGCATTGCTGAGTTGGTTCGTGATAAAAAGCTTGAAGGCATCAGTGAAATTCGCGATGAGTCGGACAAAGACGGCATGAGGATTGCCATTGATTTGCGTCGCGGCGAAAATGCTGAAGTGGTGGTCAATAATTTATTTTTGCAAACGCCGCTTGAGTCAAGTTTTAGCATCAATATGGTGGCGCTCGATAACGGTCAGCCAAAGCTGTTAAACCTGCGTCAATTAATTGCCGCGTTCGTTCGCCATCGCCAAGAAGTCGTCACTCGCCGCACCATTTTTGAATTGAATAAAGCTCGGGTTCGCGGTCATTTGCTTGAAGGCTTAACCGTTGCTCTTGCCAATATTGACGAGATTATCACCACGATTAAAGAGTCGGCAAACCGTGGCGATGCGCGTGAAAACCTGCTGGGAAATACGTGGCAGTCGGGCAGCGTTGTTGCCATGCTTGAGGCGGCAGGAAGCCAAGCGATTCGCCCTGATTTCATTGAAGGCGAAGACCTAAAAGCGCCGTTTGGTTTGATTGAAAATCAATCGCGCTACCGCTTGTCGCTTGACCAAGTGAACGCTATTTTAGAAATGCAGCTTCACCGGTTAACCGGTCTTGAACAAGACAAGCTCAGTGATGAGTACAAAAGCCTGCTGCTAGAAATCAACCGTTTAGAGTCCATTTTAGGTGATTTTGACAAGCTGATGGCGGTCATTATTAATGAGATGATTGAAATCCGTGATGAGTTTGGCGATGAGCGCCGAACTGATATTGTGGATTCGCGAGCAGACTTTAGCCGCGAGGATTTAATCCCTGAACAAACGGTCGTAATGACCGTATCGCGAACCGGTTACGCCAAAACGCAGCCGATTGATGATTATGTGGCACAAAAACGCGGCGGTAAAGGCAAATCTGCCACCGCGATGAAAGAGGACGACGTGATTGACCATCTAGTGATCACCTCAACTCATGATACCGTGCTTTGTTTTACCGATAACGGTCGCGTCTTTAGCCTTCGCGGCTTTGAAGTGCCGATTGCCAGTCGCGGCGCTCGCGGTCGCCCACTGGTCAACCTTATCAACCTTGATCCGGATGAAACGGTCACCACCATTTTACCGATTCCGCGAAAGCGCGATGACAGCGACCATCATTTTGTATTTTTTGCCACGGCAAATGGTACGGTCAAGCGCGTTGATCTTGAGCAGTTTGCCAATATCCGTTCTAATGGGCTGATTGCGCTGAGCCTTGATGATGGCGATAAATTGGTTAACGCTCAACTGACCAATGGCAGCCAAGAAGTCATGCTATTTTCCTCAAGCGGTAAAGCCATCCGTTTTAATGAAAATGATGCTCGGGCGCTGGGTCGAACCGCGCGCGGTGTTCGCGGAATGCGCATCGATGACGAGGAGCAAATCAAATCACTGGTGGTGATTGATGATAACGTCAAAGAAATCCTGATCGCTTGTGAAAACGGCTTTGGCAAACGCACTTTTATTGATGAGTTTAATACGCAAAATCGTGGTGGCGGCGGCGTCATTGCTATTAAAACCAGTGAGCGAAATGGCGAGTTGGTGCGAGCGGTGAAAGTTGAGCCAATCGATGATGTCATTTTGATTTCCAATAAAGGCACGCTTGTCAGAACGCCGGTTGAACATATCGCCAGCACAGGTCGCAACGCACAGGGCGTCACCTTAATTAAGCTTACCAGTGATGAAAAGCTCGTTTCTATTGCCAGCGTTGAAGGCGATGACAACGATGACGCGTTGGTTGACGCTTTAATTGATGATGGCGTATTTTCTGCCGAATTACAGGCAGACGTCAGCACTGACCTTGATGATATTGTTAGCGCGGCGCAAGCTCAAGAAGACGAGCGCGAATAG